The Pseudomonadota bacterium genome segment CCGCGGGGCCCGCATCGGGCGCCACCGCCGCGAGCACCGTGCGGGCTCGGTCGTGGGCGGAGATGCCGGTGGTCACCCCCTCGGCGGCCTCGATAGAGACGGTGAAGTTGGTGCGTTGCTCCGAATCGGTCTCGCTCACCATCAGGGGCAGGCGCAGCTGCTCGCAGCGCTCGCGGGTGAGGGTCAGGCAGATCAGGCCACGGCCGTATCGCGCCATGAAATTGATGTCTTCCGGGCGTACGTGGGAGGCGAGCATCACCAGGTCGCCCTCGTTTTCGCGATCCTCGTCGTCGAGCATCACCACCATGCGGCCCGCGCGTAGCTCCGCCAGGATGGTCTCGATGTCCGCCAAGTCGTTGGAACTGCCCCGTTCTGGCAGGGGGGTGATGTTGCTGCTATCTGTCATGGCCGTGCCGTGCTCGTTTTATCCGTATCGCCCTATTCTACTGCGCTGCGGCCGGGGGTGCCGGCTGCGCCACGGCGATTCAATCGCCGCTGCTGGCAGCCAGCTGGCGGGCGACGTAGCGGGCCAGCACGTCTGCTTCGAGATTGACGCGGCGCTCCGTAGCGTACTGGGCCATGGCCGTCACCTCCCACGTGTGGGGGATGATGTTCACGCCGAAGGCCTCTGCCTCTACCTCGTTGACTGTCAAGCTGATCCCATCCACGCAGACCGACCCCTTTGGCGCCACCAGCGGCGCGAGACTAGGCGGCAGGGAGATGCGCAGGCGCTGGGAGCGGGCCTCAGGGGTGATCGACAGCACCACGGCAATAGCATCCACGTGACCAGTGACTAGATGGCCGCCGAGCACATCGCCAGCCCGCAGCGAAGGCTCCAAATTGACCAGAGCCCCAGCAGTCAGGTCGCCCAAGGTGGTTTTTTCGAGGGTCTCGCGGGAGACGTCGAAGGCGAGGCGCAGGCCGTCCATCTGCACGACCGTCAGGCAAGCCCCGCTAATCGAGATGCTGTCGCCGAGGCCGATGGGCGTCGGGGGCGCCCAGCCGTCCGCATCGATCGTGAGCCGCGCATCGCCGCCCACTCCCTCCAGGGCCACCACGCGGGCGGTCGCTTGAACCAGTCCAGTAAACATCGCGTTGCCTTTTCAGCCTTCTTTAACCCTACGCTAGAGGCGTGGCCACAACCCGCAGGTCTTCGCCAATACGATCGACCTGGCGCCACTGCAGGCGGATGCGCTCATCCATGCGCGAGAGCCCTGGCACGTTCCAAGCGCCCAGCGTCTGCGTGCCCATGAGGTGAGGCGCCAAGTAGCAGATGACCTCGTCCACCAGACCAGCCCCCAGCAGGGACCCGTTCAGGCGCGCGCCGGCCTCCACCATGACCTCGTTGATGCCGCGCCTTCCAAGTTCGTCCAGCACGGCGGACAGATTCAGTCCCACGCCATCTGCGTGCGTCGGCGCGGGCACCAGCTCCACCCCTTCGCGCTCCGCAAGTGCCGCCGGCAGCTCCTGCGCGAGGCCTGCCTGGTGGATGAGCAGGGTGCGGCCCTGGTCGTTGAGCAGGGCCGCCCGGGGCGGGGTGCGAAGCTGCGGATCGATCACCACGCGCAGGGGGTGGTGCCAAGGCGCGACGGGCGAGGCGTCGCGAACGGTGAAGGAAGGATCGTCCGCGACCACGGTGCCAACCCCGGTGAGGATCGCGCCGACGTTCGCCCGACGTCGGTGCACGTCGCGGCGCGACGGCACACTGGAGATCCATCGGCTCTCTCCATCGCGCATGGCCGTTGCGCCATCCAGGCTCGTCGCCACCTTGACGGTAACGAAGGGCCGACCTCGCTCGAGGCGACTTAGAAAGCCGCGTGCCACGCGCCTGGCCTCTTCCGCCATCAAGCCAACGCTCACCTCGATACCGGCCGCACGCAGTTGCTCGATCCCAGCACCATCGACGCGAGGGTTCGGATCTTCGACCGCGACGACCACCCTAGCGATCCCTGCCTCAAGCAGCGCCTGACTGCAGGGGGGCGTGCGGCCATGGTGCGCGCAAGGTTCTAAGGTGACGTAGGCGGTGGCGCCGGTCAGCGCTTCGCCTAGGCCAGCCTCGCGCGCTGCGGCGATCGCCCTCACCTCCGCATGGCCCTCTCCCGCTTGAGCATGCCATCCCTCGCCGAGCACATCGCCCCCTGCATTCGCGATCACACAGCCCACGCGAGGGTTCGGCTCACAGGCATTGGTGCCACGTCTCGCCAGGCGTACGGCGGCGGCCATATGTTTCCTATCGGATACGTTCACTGACGCGAGCGGCGCGTTCGGCGGCGGGTACCCGTAGCGGGCGTCACGGTGGCGCGAGACGCATCTGGCAGCAGGGACATCTGCTCCTCGGCCTCGCCGGTCGGCTCATCTAAGGCTTCGAGCTTCTCGAGTTCCTCCCGGAACGCGGAGATGTCCTCGAAACTGCGGTACACGGAGGCGAAGCGCACGTAGGCCACCTGATCCATACGACGCAGTTCGTTCATCACCAGTTCGCCCACTAGGCGGGAGGGCACCTCGCGCTCTCCCGTGGCGAGCAGCGCGTGCTTGATGCGTTGGAGCGCATCCTCCACAGCGTCTTCACCGACGGGCCGCTTTTGCAGGGACATGCTGATGCCCCGACGGAGCTTGGCCTCGTCGAAGGGCTGGCGCTTGCCATCGCTCTTGATGAGGTGGGGCATCACCAGCTGCGGCGCCTCGAAGGTGGTAAAGCGCTCCCCGCAGCGTGAGCAGACGCGGCGGCGGCGCACCTGGGAGCCTTCGCCCGCCAGGCGCGAATCGGTGACGCGGGTCTCCTCGTGACCGCAGAATGGACAGTGCATAGCTCGCCTCTTCGGGCGCAGAGCGCTCGGACGAGGCGTATTGTAACGCGTCGTTCGTAGGACCCGAACGTACCGACGGATGCGCGGCGGTTCCATGGGGCTCCACCTCCGCACAAACCGCGCCACGGCGGGCCACAATCTGATTCCGACGACTACGCCACGGAGGGCGCGACACAGGAAAGCGCGGACCCGTCCGCTGCCCCGCGCGAGCGATAGGAATAGCCAGGAGAGACCGCTTCTTCCACCTAGGGCGACCTCCCTGCACGTTGGGAACGAGTGTACATCCTGACTACGGCTTCCAATCAGGGTCTGCCCTGCCCTTGGTTCGCCTCGAGGGCAACGCAGGCAGCGCTGTGTCACCTCGCAAGCTACGAAGCGCCTGGGCCGCGGCCTCGTTGCTCCGATCGTGGTCATCATCGAACATGGATTCGAGATGATCGGTCCAGCGTTCAATTTGCTCGCTCAGCTTCTCAACCTCCGGATCGTCGATACCAAAGTCAGAGACACGCTGCCTTAGCCGGTCACGAGCGCCCTGCAGTGAGCTCATCGCATCCTGTATCTTCTGCTGATGCATCAAGGCCTGAACCTGCTGAATCGGTGATCGGGGACGATCGAAGGTGTAGCCCGACAAGGCCAGGCCTAGCTCCCTGGCGACCATTCCACTCGCCGCAACCCACAGCTCATCTTTCAACCCGTCCACGATCTCGCGCGACGAGGCTGTAAGTACGGCCTGCGGATACTGCTTCAGCACTTCTCTCGCAGACGCCTCGACCATGGTGTCCACGGACCCCAAGATCCGCTCGGCGGCCTGTTGCAAATCCGAAGTGACCGGTGCGTCGTCCGTCGCTGCCGATTGATGTTCACCACCGACGCGAGCATTGCGGCAGGTTTCCTCAAAGCGCGACCATTCGTCAAAGGCAACACCTACAACACGGAAGGATACGGTGAACTTCAGATCCTCCCCCTTGCTGCCCGCCACATCCACCCCGATGCTCACCGAGCGAGGCTCGGGAGGGCAGAGCAGCGAATTGACTCGGCTCAAATCAGTCTCTTCCGGGCTCAGTTCGATGCTTCGAAGCGTCACCCCGAAGCGTGCTCCAAGAGCCGCCTCCACACGCTTGGAGATCACATCCACGGGCGAGGGCTGACCTTCCACCTCCTGCATCGGTTCATCGAAATGCAGGTGCAGGGGTTCAGGGTTCAGCTGGCGAATCGCACTCGCTAGCTCTTCCTTGGTGGTCTGCTCCATCTGCTTGGCCAAGTATCCACCCGGGCGCAGGAATCTGGCGACATCGCCAAGGTCATCACCGAGCTCCACCCGAACGATCGCGCTAACACCAAAATCGACCCGCCCATCGCGAGTCTTGAATCTATTCGCTTCCACGGAGAACGTCAGTTCCCCGCTGAGAACCTCCTCCATGTCCTTATCGTTCGGCCGCGTAACAAAGTGCGCTACGCCAAATCCGATGCGTTCCAACTCCGTCGACACACGCTCCTTGATTCGACCCTTGAGACTGTCGAAGTCTACGAGCACCTCTGCGTACATTCTCTCGAGCAGCACCGACTTCGTCTTGCGGCGCAGGATGTCCTCGACCTGCTCTCGGAGATCCTCGACGCGAGAGGCGCGGTACTTAGCCACATCTTGGCGCTCGAGGATCACCGTGTGGTGTATCTCCAGCCGCGTCGGTCCTGGCTGCACCTCGCATGGAATCGCGAACTCGTGCTCCAACTTGAACTCCGTGTCAAAGGGAACGCGAAGCTCGAGGCGGAAGCGGCGAACTTCTAGACCTAGCGTTTTGGATAGGCGCTCTGACACTGACGCCTCTAAGAGACGTCGCACTCGGACGCGTTCGTAGCAGTACATCTCGAGTGAGCAAGAGCCTTTGAACCAACTGACAACGAAGTCAGCAACCAGCTGTTTCAGGCGCGACGGTGACGTCGCCAACTGAGGGCCCTCCGCGCTGGATGGATCCGAGCCGAGCGCCATACTGAGTCCGACACTCAGATCATCCTCCGCGTCAGAGACGATCACGGACAGCTCGTCGATAACGATTTCCGGTACCACGAAGTCTGCGGAAGGCACCGACATGCTGACGTCCACCAGCAGCCCGAACTCCCCTTCTAGGTGACTCGCTATCGCCTCCGTACACTGCTCTCGAGCCGCCTTGACCTCACTCGCATCGCCCACGGCGAACTGAGCGACCACGTCCTGCTTCTGCATCAGATTGTCGCGCACAAAGTCCCAAAACGCGTTCCCGACCGCTTCGACGATCACGTCAAAGGGATGGCGCGCGCGCGCCATCTTCTCCACGAAGCCCAGCTCGTGCCCGCTTCGCAAATCTGTGATTCTAAGGAAGACCTCGATGTTGTAGGTGGTTCCAGCGGCATCTCGAACTTCCCGAAGCAGGATCGGGTCGCACACTACGGCGCCGTGCGTACGCAGCTCGAAATAGCTCAGGTTCGTCGGCCACCCGATAAACCTGCGAGCAGGTTTCGCTACTCCGGAGTCCGTCAAAGCAAAGTACTGAGCATCGGTTCGCGCACGGTAGTCCGCCGGTGGCTCACCGATTCGTTTGAAGAACCTCTCGAAGCGCCTACCGTACGCACCGCCGCCGTTTGGTTTCCCACTTCCGTCCATGTCGCACCTACCTAGTTCAACGATTGTCGTGCAAGATTCGCTTCAACTTTTCCCTGGACCGCAGGCGCTGGCGCACGCGTTCCAGCTCGTCCGGAGGGAGCTCGCTTGCGATCGGTCCCCTGGACATCCATGACGCCAGCGCGGCGAGATCATCCCGCTCGCTCTTACCAAGCCGTTTGGCCAGCTTGGCCACAAGCTCGACGGCCAGGTCAGGGAAGTCTTCCAACCAGGTCGCCAGCAGATCGACCAAGGCAAAGTGGCACATCGAGCCTTGAGGAAGTCCAGCGTTGAACCGACTGACGAACGCGCGGTTGCCGTGCTCCAGGACCCACGTCACCGCCTCGAGGAATCGCTTGTGCGAAAGCCAGTTGACCAGCAGCGACAAGTGCTCTTCAGTCACAGGGGCAACCGCCCAGCGCTGACGGTCATAGCGTCGCGTGTCATCCCCTTGTGCGACGTTGGTGAGCAGTTCTCGCGCCGCGCTTGCCACTAGCGGAAGCGCAAGCCCCCAACGCTGCGAGCCCGATAGGGGCGCGTCCTGATCCTCGGGGGGGAACCAACTCGAGATAGTCTCGAGCACGGAGAGCGCCTCGGGATTGTCTGCAATAAAATGGCTGCACATCGACAGGGCCGCCCCTTCGCACAAACCACGGCTTGCCACGTCGAACACATGCCGGTAGTGCTGTAGGGCATCGAATTGCTGAGCAAAACCGAGACGCGACAGGAGATTGACGCTCAAATGCGCGTGGGTTTTGTGGGTCGCAAGCCGTTTCAGTACCGCGTCCACCACCTGGGCAGTCTCTTGGTGGCGGAGCATCGCCCGAAACCAGGAGCTCAGCCGGTCGATCTGCAGCGACTGACCGAGATCTAGGCTCGCAACCTGCGCAAATGCCCAGCCGGAATCGAGCCGCTGCGGAAAGCGAACCATCAGCTGGGCACACATCGACGACAGTGAGTGGACGCTGCTTGAGCGCATGCTCGGGCTTAGGAGTGTCGGGAGGTCGAAGAGCGTCTCGAACGCCCGTAGCGTGTACCGGACGCCCAGGCTCTCTCGAACAGCCACCTCCATCTCGGGTTCCACGAACTGCAGCCGGGGCGGGCGCCCAACGTAGGCCAACCCGAGTGAGTTTAGGATGTGCTCTTCTTTGTCTTGCCAATGCTCGAGCGCGGGGACACGGTTTACGCGCACACCGATCGGGCCTTGCTGAACGGAACTCCCGTCTACGAGCGCGTCGATGAGCTCCGTCGCATCCTCGGCGGCGAAGTCTGGCAGGTAGGCCGCGACGAAGAGCACGGCTCTATCCACTGCGTTCGCGTCCCTAAGCAAGGCGATTGCCTGCGACGCCGATCCTGCATCGGCTCGGGCGCCCAGATCGAGCTCGCCAGGGTATCGGCCGTTGGTTCGAATGAACCTCTCGAGCCTTCTGCAGACCTCGTGGTCAGCGGCGCCGCCGCCCCATGCATTTCGAAGCAAGCTCTGGGTCTCATCAAGCTCTGTGCTGTCACAGCCTGCCTCTGCCAAAAGGCCGGATACGCAATCGATGATCCAACAACATCCATGGAATCGTTCGACTAGCGGTCGCGCATAGGTAGTGGCCGATCCTGCGACTAGGAAGATCACGCCAACGTTGTGTTCGACCCACCAACCCTCGGGCGCCACGCGGAACAGCTCATCGATGCAGGCATCGTCGCGGATCCGCACCACGAGCAGCATGTCGTGCCCACCGCCGACGCCCGTGGTCGTCGCACTGCCAAGGAGGCCGAACTTGGCCTGTTGATTTAGGTATGCGGACAGGTTGCCTACGTTGCTGGTATCGATATCCCAACAACGCGCCTGGCGTCCTCTCTGCTCCTCTGCATTGGCTGCGGCGATTGCGGCGGCGGAGCCGATCGGCTCATGGCTTGCCACAATCAGCAGCACGCCCTTGTCCCTAAGCGTTCGCTGATAGTCTCTTGCTAAGCCGGTGACGAAGCTGAAATCCCGCTCGTCCACAGCGACCCTCTCCAACGGGCGCGTGGGATCACCATCTATCCGATGTGCCGAAGCATCCAGCGACGGTTCGTTAGAGGGCCTCTCGCCGAGAAGCTCGTACCAGGGCGTGGCACCGTGTAACTCGGTGGTATCGGGCACAGCAGCATCGTTTGCGCCATGCTCGCCAGTCGAGGCCTGGGTTGGGGTCTCCTCCGACGGCGCCGCTTCTGGGGACTGCTCGAGCGTCGGCGACTCGGACAAGGCCTCGCTGGCGGTATCTTGCTCGACTTCAGATGTCATCTTGTGTCCATCGGTGTTGGCAGAAATTCCTGGCGGGTGCTTCCCTGATCGGCAGTACCCACGATGTAACCGGCGGGGTCGAAGATGGGAGCTCCCTCGACGTACAGCGTGCTACCGCCGTCCAGATCTACAGGGCTTGCCCAGCGCTCGAGCGTAAAGCTGGCGAATGACACTGGATGCCCCTTTTCGGTTCCCCACCCCACCGTGCCCAGCGGACTACCCAGGCAAGCAAGCTCGGCGTCCATTCGGTATGCCAACACGCGGGGAAAGCGCCACGGTTGTCGAATTCTGAGCCGTGCGAGCCTCTGCGATTCATCTGCCTCGACAACCCGCACGTAGGTCTCGCCGGCATCGGGTGGAATCCTAGAGACCCTCACCTCGCCCCCCTTGGAGAGTTCACCTTGGATCTCTGCGGCGGTGCGCTGACTACACGCGAGGGCGTCACCTCCGTCGTGCCAGGCGAGGCCGAGGTGGCCGGAGAGGTCTCCTTCCACGAGGACCGTGCCAGCACACACTGCGTCGTAGGCGGCGCGAAGATCTCCCGCCGACGCACTCGCCAGGGGACGGAGGATCTCCTTCTTCGTTGCCTTGAACGCCCGCGCGAAGGCGTCGTCCTCGTTCAAGTGCCTGCAGTCTACGAAGTTCAAGGAGCGGTAGAAGTGGGGCAGCCGCTCTTCGTTGGCGGTATCGAACACCGTTCGAGCGTAGAGCAGTATCTTCCGCTTGCCCCAGTTGTAGGCATTGGCGACCTCACGAGATGTATCGTCGGACAGGAAGAAGTCCGGAGTGATCACGAAAACGACACAGGCCGCTTGACGCAGCGCTGCGGAGTATCCAGTCACCACTTCCGCTCCGGACTCGATGCCATCGGTACTCTCAGAGAAGTTGTTATACACACTCAGACCATTGGCGATCAGGTACGTCGCCAAGCCGCGAACCCAAGCACGGTCCGCGCTGCGATAGCTGATGAATACATCTACGCTGCCCATCGGTGCCACTCAGTCCTGATCGGCAAACATGCGCTCGAGCTCTTCGTCAGATCGCTGATAGCGCGCGTCCGGTGGCGCCGTCACTGCGCCTGGAAAGCCGAGTTGCTGCGCGGGCAAGGTGACGTCGTGCACGCCGCTGATCATGCGCAGCAAGGACGCCTCATCGCGAAGATCCAGGGTGCCGGCGGTCCGGGGATCGGGCACTCCCTTGGAGCGAGCGCTGACCCACGCTGCGGCCGCGGCAGGATAGTCGCGAGCCATTGCCAAGGCGTTCTCTCTGGCCACAGACTCTTGCACGTGGACAACGGCATCGTGCAATCCTCCCTTCATCATCACCTTGGCAATGAGGGGAATCAGATCGAGAGTGAAGATCACACCGAACACCAACACGCACTGCATCAACACGGCACCACGAGTCGCCGCCGACTCGCTTGAGAATGCCAAGTGGTACATCGCGACCACTTGCTGCAAGAAACCCGGTTTACCCTCGGGGCCAGCGGAGGACGCGGCGCGCAGGGGAAAGGCGCGCTCGAGATCCGCACGATCAGCCTCGTAGCGCTGATCAAGCTCCTCCAGGGCCTGCTCTACGGCCGCGAGACTGCTCTGATCGGCCGCAGTCTTGGTGTCGATTTGCTGTGATAGCTGCGCAAGATACTCTTGACGCCGGGTGGATTTCGCGGCGGCACTGGCGCGCTGACGTTCAGCACTGACGGAGTTCCACTGCGCAGTTGTCGCTTCCAGCTGCTGGCGAGCTTCGGACTCGAGCTGTTGAGTCTGCGCAGCGCGGCCGCGTAGCTGCGCCGTTCTGACGCCCGGACCTCTCCCCAACGTGCGGTCCTGGAACTCGTTGATGAACTCATGCGACTCCCCGTCCTCATCGGCTTGAGCTGCCTTCTCGTAGCGCTCGCGCAGCGCTTCCAGCTCGAGCACACGTCTCTGCTGTTGATCCGCCTGCGATGCAAGCTGGACCTCCTCTGTGGCCAACGCTTGAAGTGCCGAGTCCGCCAACAGCAAGCGCGGCAGGATCTCAGACTCCCATGTTTTCGCCTGCTGAGAGACTTGCAGCTCACGCGGCACATAGGCGCTGGCTCGAAGCTCATCCCGTCGTGTCTCCAGCACCTCGCGACGTTCCCTCGCGCGCGACTCGATCTGCGATCGGCGCTGATCGTAGGCGCCTCTAGTGGGCGCTAGGAGCTCTTGCTGCGAGGCGAGATGCTGGGTCGTGATGGCGGCGGAGAACAGATCCAAGCAAAACGGAAGCGCTATGGCGCTGCTCAAGAAGGTCGCCAGGAGTACGCGTAGGGCGATTTGTGGGAGTCTCCCGCGCAGAGGCTCCAAGGGGCGGTACGTGGCGATTAGGATTCGATTCACGCTCATGATGACGAGCCCCCAAGCTAAGGCCCATCCGAGCACACTCCAACGCGGCACCCCACTCCACTGATGCGTCACGTAGAAGAACATCGAGGCCACGGCCAAGAAGCTCGGCACCAAGATCGCAAAACCCAGCACCTTTATGCGATCTTGCTCCGATTTTGGATAGCCCCGAACGCCGGTCTGGCTGGTGCCGCAAAGCCAGCACAGCAAGCCGCTCCACCAGGATCGCTCAGTCGGGGCTGGGTCCGGCGACGCACCATGGAAGTCGTTCTCTTTCAATGAGGAGGAGTCCATCCCACCGCCTTGCTTTTCAGCGTTCCTGAGCCATTGGGCTGATCGGGTCGCGGAGGGCCCTCGAGAGCTCAGAAGACTCAGGCTTGCCCACCGACACGTCTCCTACGTGCAGCGAGCGTCTGATTAGTCGCACACCGCCCGGGGAAGGCCCGAAGACAGGCTCAGCTGAGCTCAGGGGTCATTCGCGCACACTTGCGAGCGCAGTCGCGCCGCGCCGAGCCCTCCTCGACGAGGGCCGCACTGAGGCTGCGCGATGATGCGTGGGGATGATGAAGCCTAGACAGCGGTCCGGACGATGCCGGCAAAGGCCAGCCGTGTTTGTTCCCGAATGGACGCTGGAAGCTCCGCGTCGGCGACCAGCATCAGCAACGTGGTGAGCTGTGTGTCGACGTAGCGCCCGCCGATTTCAGGATCGATACCCTCGGCGAGGTCCCCGCGGCGCTGCGCCTCCTCCATCCACGCCGTCAACGCCGCGAGCTGCATCTCCCTCATGGAAGCGATCTGCGCACGTGACTGCGGGCCTAAGGGTTGCAAGGCCGTACGAGCCTTAGCGAACAGGCATCCCGCTGGA includes the following:
- a CDS encoding toll/interleukin-1 receptor domain-containing protein is translated as MGSVDVFISYRSADRAWVRGLATYLIANGLSVYNNFSESTDGIESGAEVVTGYSAALRQAACVVFVITPDFFLSDDTSREVANAYNWGKRKILLYARTVFDTANEERLPHFYRSLNFVDCRHLNEDDAFARAFKATKKEILRPLASASAGDLRAAYDAVCAGTVLVEGDLSGHLGLAWHDGGDALACSQRTAAEIQGELSKGGEVRVSRIPPDAGETYVRVVEADESQRLARLRIRQPWRFPRVLAYRMDAELACLGSPLGTVGWGTEKGHPVSFASFTLERWASPVDLDGGSTLYVEGAPIFDPAGYIVGTADQGSTRQEFLPTPMDTR
- a CDS encoding riboflavin synthase, translating into MFTGLVQATARVVALEGVGGDARLTIDADGWAPPTPIGLGDSISISGACLTVVQMDGLRLAFDVSRETLEKTTLGDLTAGALVNLEPSLRAGDVLGGHLVTGHVDAIAVVLSITPEARSQRLRISLPPSLAPLVAPKGSVCVDGISLTVNEVEAEAFGVNIIPHTWEVTAMAQYATERRVNLEADVLARYVARQLAASSGD
- a CDS encoding TetR/AcrR family transcriptional regulator — protein: MTLLWESGPGLLSVNELCELIGVSKPSLYREFGGEDGLLSVVLARYYEVRIEPLLTRLCQDQSLAQAVSKLADWLATPNTPLPAGCLFAKARTALQPLGPQSRAQIASMREMQLAALTAWMEEAQRRGDLAEGIDPEIGGRYVDTQLTTLLMLVADAELPASIREQTRLAFAGIVRTAV
- the nrdR gene encoding transcriptional regulator NrdR, coding for MHCPFCGHEETRVTDSRLAGEGSQVRRRRVCSRCGERFTTFEAPQLVMPHLIKSDGKRQPFDEAKLRRGISMSLQKRPVGEDAVEDALQRIKHALLATGEREVPSRLVGELVMNELRRMDQVAYVRFASVYRSFEDISAFREELEKLEALDEPTGEAEEQMSLLPDASRATVTPATGTRRRTRRSRQ
- the ribD gene encoding bifunctional diaminohydroxyphosphoribosylaminopyrimidine deaminase/5-amino-6-(5-phosphoribosylamino)uracil reductase RibD: MNVSDRKHMAAAVRLARRGTNACEPNPRVGCVIANAGGDVLGEGWHAQAGEGHAEVRAIAAAREAGLGEALTGATAYVTLEPCAHHGRTPPCSQALLEAGIARVVVAVEDPNPRVDGAGIEQLRAAGIEVSVGLMAEEARRVARGFLSRLERGRPFVTVKVATSLDGATAMRDGESRWISSVPSRRDVHRRRANVGAILTGVGTVVADDPSFTVRDASPVAPWHHPLRVVIDPQLRTPPRAALLNDQGRTLLIHQAGLAQELPAALAEREGVELVPAPTHADGVGLNLSAVLDELGRRGINEVMVEAGARLNGSLLGAGLVDEVICYLAPHLMGTQTLGAWNVPGLSRMDERIRLQWRQVDRIGEDLRVVATPLA
- a CDS encoding DUF4407 domain-containing protein, which produces MDSSSLKENDFHGASPDPAPTERSWWSGLLCWLCGTSQTGVRGYPKSEQDRIKVLGFAILVPSFLAVASMFFYVTHQWSGVPRWSVLGWALAWGLVIMSVNRILIATYRPLEPLRGRLPQIALRVLLATFLSSAIALPFCLDLFSAAITTQHLASQQELLAPTRGAYDQRRSQIESRARERREVLETRRDELRASAYVPRELQVSQQAKTWESEILPRLLLADSALQALATEEVQLASQADQQQRRVLELEALRERYEKAAQADEDGESHEFINEFQDRTLGRGPGVRTAQLRGRAAQTQQLESEARQQLEATTAQWNSVSAERQRASAAAKSTRRQEYLAQLSQQIDTKTAADQSSLAAVEQALEELDQRYEADRADLERAFPLRAASSAGPEGKPGFLQQVVAMYHLAFSSESAATRGAVLMQCVLVFGVIFTLDLIPLIAKVMMKGGLHDAVVHVQESVARENALAMARDYPAAAAAWVSARSKGVPDPRTAGTLDLRDEASLLRMISGVHDVTLPAQQLGFPGAVTAPPDARYQRSDEELERMFADQD